A genomic segment from Cutaneotrichosporon cavernicola HIS019 DNA, chromosome: 7b encodes:
- a CDS encoding uncharacterized protein (Ras association (RalGDS/AF-6) domain): MTAVSPKPLSPGTHGTPIMEWDEAQVNAYFVSLGLKQYEEVIYEHGITGEVLCALDNETLVDLGMTSLGHRLNVLRAVFELKKEQGVEIGEDDWRPQEEVVFEAMETAATIDRMWNLVLDQQERLQSLEKEQFRLMRALSDNGIQLPPPMPTLVQVADTSTAGMTYSFDSPSHIGVGPPPSSQSKLQSSMPPLTRLASGTVVRSNSRSERNDGASTAPLPSSPTPPVEPAPAPSGGSSHGARDAAHSAAKSFRVTMEDPCWKVLPAALKKYKINDDWKMYALFICYGNTERCLSYDEKPLLLFQKLKEGGQRPVFMLRHIRDIKSPIAVAQQKQAIKLGLPANSTANLLPQLDAPTPSPTKAAGSPGATKDGASGGHTPGEGAFPEMPSPGMRDGEAVANGSKESKEKENGTAATTQPRTPVTGTLMDKDGKVHKVTYAISIYPYIADRQDEFDVAVGAAFVVMSKAKGWWFVLKDAEGRGNINSETTKSAWVPAGCLLELTAPIASISPQSPGSIPGRAPIPPASIMSSSYPGVVLMNHTGKDAHELAIREGERVRVYKKYCHWSYSIKEDTGERGWVPAWFVGKLTGASQSAAPPPSTSGGGNEAPPPYQNGREEGEKKEE; encoded by the exons ATGACGGCAGTGTCGCCAAAGCCGTTGTCTCCCGGCACACACGGCACACCCATTATGGAATGGGACGAGGCACAGGTTAACGCGTACTTTGTCAGCTTGGGATTGAAGCAGTATGAGGAGGTCATTTATG AACACGGCATCACGGGCGAGGTGCTGTGCGCCCTCGACAACGAAACCCTGGTCGACCTCGGGATGACTTCGCTCGGGCATCGGCTCAACGTCCTCCGCGCCGTAttcgagctcaagaaggaaCAAGGCGTCGAGAtaggcgaggacgactgGCGGCCACAAG AAGAAGTAGTGTTTGAGGCGATGGAGACGGCAGCTACGATCGACAGGATGTGGAATCTTGTGCTGGATCAGC AGGAGCGACTCCAGTCTCTTGAGAAGGAGCAGTTCCGGTTGATGCGTGCACTCTCAGACAACGGCATACAGCTACCACCACCCATGCCGACCCTCGTCCAAGTGGCCGATACGTCAACAGCAGGGATGACGTACTCGTTCGACTCGCCCAGCCACATTGGCGTAGGcccaccaccatcatcaCAAAGCAAGCTGCAGTCCAGCATGCCGCCTCTCACCAGACTCGCGAGCGGGACTGTCGTGCGCTCCAACTCCAGATCAGAACGGAACGACGGCGCGTCGACAGCCCCACTACCCTCCAGTCCGACACCTCCAGTGGAGCCAGCACCCGCGCCCTCTGGCGGATCGTCtcatggcgcgcgcgacgcggcccACTCGGCTGCCAAGAGCTTCCGTGTGACGATGGAGGACCCGTGCTGGAAGGTGCTTCCTgccgcgctcaagaagTACAAGATCAACGACGATTGGAAGATGTACGCGCTCTTCATCTGTTACGGCAACACGG AGAGATGCTTGAGTTACGACGAGAagccgctgctgctgttcCAAAAGCTGAAGGAGGGCGGGCAGCGGCCCGTGTTCATGCTACGGCATATC CGCGACATCAAGTCGCCCATCGCGGTGGCGCAGCAGAAGCAGGCGATCAAGCTTGGACTCCCAGCAAACTCGACCGCAAATCTCCTTCCTCAGTTGGACGCTCCAACTCCATCACCCACAAAGGCAGCCGGATCACCAGGCGCCACAAAGGACGGGGCCTCTGGTGGGCACACGCCAGGCGAAGGCGCGTTCCCAGAGATGCCGTCTCCCGGTATGCGCGACGGTGAAGCGGTGGCCAACGGATCTAAAGAgagcaaggagaaggagaatgGCACAGCCGCTACCACACAACCGCGCACCCCTGTTACTGGCACGCTCATGGACAAGGATGGCAAGGTGCACAAGGTCACGTACGCGATCAGCATCTACCCGTACATTGCCGACCGGCAAGACGAGTTTGATGTGgcggtcggcgcggcgttTGTCGTCATGTCCAAAGCGAAGGGTTGGTGGTTcgtcctcaaggacgccgaAGGGAGAGGCAACATCAACTCGGAGACGACCAAGAGCGCCTGGGTACCAGCCGGGTGCTTGCTGGAACTCACAGCGCCGATCGCCAGTATCTCGCCACAGTCGCCCGGATCCATTCCCGGACGCGCACCCATCCCACCCGCCAGCATCATGAGCTCAAGCTACCCCGGCGTGGTGCTCATGAACCACACGGGCAAGGacgcgcacgagctcgcAATCcgggagggcgagagagTGCGCGTGTACAAGAAGTACTGTCACTGGAGCTACTC GATCAAGGAGGACacgggcgagcgcggctgGGTGCCCGCGTGGTTTGTCGGCAAACTCACTGGCGCAAGCCAGTCAGCAGCGCCACCCCCGAGTACGAGCGGCGGTGGCAACGAGGCCCCGCCACCATACCAAAACGGcagagaggagggcgagaagaaggaagagTAG